The genomic interval ACGAGCTTACGGAAGATGTTCTGAGGAACGAGCAATTCTCAGGGACGCTAGATGGTCTAAAGCTTCGCTGGTCCGAGCTTCAAGGAAATTTGAGTCCCATTGTTTCAGAGCTTTCCTCTCGCAACAAGAGCTTAGAGGCGATCGAGAGTGAGCTCAAGCTATATAGGGATGCTTGGTCCTTAATCAAAGAGGAATTGGACGCCGATGACGCCAAAGAAGAAGTATCCTCTCGAATAACTGTTACCCTCGGAAGAATAGACAGCGTATTTGAAGTGGTTGACTTTGAGTTTGAAGAAACACTGGAAGTCGAAAGCATTGCTACCGAGTTGATCCTGAAGATTCAAAGCAGCCAGTCGACCATTGAAGAGGCGAAATCGCGTCAACTTATTTCGCGCATCACGGAACGCGGGGATGGCATTTTCAATTGGGAGCGCGACAGCACGGATGATTCGAGCATTGAGCTCAATAAATTGATCTGGCTGGCCCGCAGCGATGCCCGATTGTACCTCGAGCAAGAAAAGAATAAAACCCTGTGGTTTGTGCCGGTATTTGTGCTCTTTCTCGTGCTTTTCTATCGGATGAAAACCAATATGTCTTTCGACGATGAGGTGTATGCTGATCGCATTACGAAGAGCCTATTCAACCGACCTTGGCTTTCCGCCTTTTATTATTCCTTACTGTCCATTTTACTCTTTTTGAGTAACCCTCCAGCCCTGATTAGTCTGGTGTTCTCGACGGTTCTATTGTTTGTTTTCTTATTGCTCTTCACCCAAAACATTCGCGACGGACAGCGCTGGATCATCATTGGATCCGTAGTCACGTACATCGTCTTTGAGTACGGTTTAATCAACACTGGGCCGCTAAGTCAACGACTGTTTTTGCTCGTATTGAATTTAGTGTTGAGCTATGGACTGGTTCGGATATACCGGATGCGGCATGATTTTGATGGAATCAATGCCTGGTGGGTAAGGCTCCTGCTCGGCTTTACACCGATTCTGATTTTTGTGCAAGCGATAGCTTTCGTCACGAACTTAACGGGCTACCATATCTTCTCTCTGCTTTTGGTCGATGGAACAGTAACCACGTTGATGGCTGCTGTCTTTATAGGCTTGACGTTCCAGTCCCTTTCGGTAGCGGTAAGGACGTGGTTCAATACCGGTATTCCCAAGTATGCTCACCGTTGGATGCCCGAAGCTAGGCAGAAGGCCACACGTGGATTGACCCGCATTCTTCAAATTTTGTCCGTACTTCTCTTTGCTCAAATTGTGCTCAACGGGTTTTACATTTTTGATGCTTTGGGCATATGGTGGGCCGACTTTATCAAAACCGGAACCGACATTGGGGATTATACGGTCACCATCGGCGATGGGATCAATTTCTTCAAGATTATTATTGTCACTTGGCTAACCGTTGGACCAGCCGTCCTATTCTTGAGGGAGGAGCTATTGACTCGCCTAGACTTGGAGCGAGGTGTGCCGATGGCGATAAGCTCAATGACGAGCTACATCTTGGTCACCTTTGGAATATTCTTGGCCTTGAGTCAACTCGGGCTCAATTTTGCTAATCTCGGTCTTTTGGCGGGTGCCCTTGGGGTTGGTATTGGTTTTGGTCTCCAATCCATCATCAATAACTTTTTGAGTGGCTTGATCCTTGTTTTCGAGCGGCCGATTACGGAAGGAGATATTGTGAAGATTCAATTGGATGAAGGGGAAGTGATTCGAATTGGAATCCGGGCAACCACCTTGAGACTCTACGACGCCTCTGAATTGATTGTGCCGAACAGCGACATTGTTTCCCAGAAGGTAATCAACTGGACTCTGGCCAACCGCCAAAGACGCTTGCGTTTTGAATTTGTGCTTCCAATCCAAGACCTGGATCCTACTCGAGTGGTCTACCTTGTGGAGGACGCTATGAAGAACATCATCCAGAGCGCTGACCTTCCTGCGCCTGCTGTTTACTACGATGGAGTGGAAGACAACAAGGCGCGCTTCTACATTCACTTTTGGGTGGAGCGAGAGATACTCTTCACCAAGAATCAGGTCTACACGGACGTCTTCAACACCCTGCGCCTACACGGCATAGGTATGATTGTGCCTGAAGCGATTTCGCTCAAGCAGGTAGATGAACACGCTTTTCAGGAAGAAGCGGTTAAAGAGGCGCCCTCTGAAAAGCAGGAAGCCGAAACGAAAGGTGATGATGTTACTCCGGATCCGTCAGAGGAGAAACAGGAGTAATGTCCTCCGCTCCATGGGCGAGGCCTTTGAGTCGTTTGACGAAAAGCACTAGGGTCAGACCAAAAAGCGCACAAAATCCAAAGACGCCAATGAAGATGGTCATTTCGCCAGCTTCTTGAGCCGCTTCGCCAACCAGCCCGGCAATCTTGTTTCCTACCCCGCTCACAAAGAAGTACGCACCCATCATAAAGCTGGCGTACTTAGCTGGAGCCAATTTTGTGATGTAGGAAAGGGCAATAGGGGAGATGCTTAATTCCCCCACGACGTGCAGAAGGTAGGCCGCGAACATCCAATAGATGGAGGCTTTGCCATCAGCGGAACCAAGGGTTTCTTGTGCCGCTCCGGCAAGGAAGAGGAAGCCTAAACCCGTAATAATGGTTCCAATACCCATCTTGAAGAGGCTGCTCGATTCGCGACCCCATTTACGCCATTGGGTCCAGAAATAGGCCATAGGCGCTCCAATCAGAATGACATAAAAGGCGTGCAGGGCCTGCAAGAAGCTGGCGGGTACGGTGAAGCCGAACATAACACGGTCGATTTTTTCTTTGGCGTAGAGGTTCATCAGCCCACCGGCTTGCTCGTAGGCACCCCAGAAGACTATAACGACGACAAAGGAGAGCAATAGCACCTTGAGGCGGTCCTTTTCGATTTTGGTGAGCGGCTGGGAGGATGGCGTACCATCGGCCCGTGAGGGCCTTTCAAAATCTCCGACCCCTTTCAGGTAACGCTGACCAAATACGTAGACGATTTGTCCTATGGCCATACCAATTCCGGCAAGGCCGAAGCCGTAGTGCCAATTGATTACCTCGCCGACATAACCCACGAGGAGGGGAGCCGTGAAGGCACCGATGTTGATTCCGATGTAAAAGATGGTGAAGCCGGCATCGCGCCGAGCATCGCCTCGACGGTACAGCCCTCCGACCATGGTACTGATGTTGGGCTTCAGGGCTCCAACCCCAAGGACGATGAAGACGAGACCAGTATAGAAGGCCCAGAGGGCATCAACGGCGAGAATGATATGTCCGATGCAGAGAAGGACCCCTCCGAGCATGACCGTTTTCTTTTGCCCGAGAAGGCGATCGGCGAGAAGGCCCCCAGGAACGGACATGACGTAGACCATCATGGTATACCACCCGTAGAGTTCAAGGGCTGAGGCATTTTCCCAGCCGAGACCGGCGTTGCTGTCCGTCGTTTTAGCCGTTAAATACAGGACGAGGATCGCCCGCATTCCGTAGTAGGAGAAGCGCTCCCAGAGTTCTGTAAAGAAAAGGACATATAGGCCTGCGGGGTGGCCCATGATCATTTTTTGTTGGCTTTGTTCCATGGTTGAGTAGAGATTGAGGCGGAAAATACGAAATGCCGCGATGTTTGCGGGAAAGATTAAATTGCGCTCACCTATTTGACCATCCATGAATCGCGAACAACTGCTTGAGGCCATCGATGAAAAATATCGAGCCATTGGCCAGAATCCAGACGTACATCTCAGCGGGCTTTTGCACGCAAAGCCCATGACCTATTGGGATTACATTCAGGTTGATGCTCTGTTGGGTTTGCAAACACAACGGACTCAGCTTCCCGATGAAATGATCTTCATTGTATATCATCAAATCAATGAGCTCTTGTTCAAAATGGTGCTCTGGGAGATTGAGCAAATTGCACGTGAAGAGGATATTGCCGCGGAGAAATTTGCCATGCACGTGGACCGAATCAGCCGATATTTCGATATGCTGACCGAGAGTTTTTCAATCATGGGCGATGGCATGGAGCGCGAGCAATACATGAAGTTCCGGGACACCTTGACTCCCGCCAGTGGCTTCCAAAGTGCTCAATACCGCAAAATCGAATTTGCCAGTACCGACCTGATCAATCTGATCGATGCTCGATTCCGAGACACCATTGATCGGAACACTCCCTTTGAGCACGCCTACGAACATTTGTACTGGCAAGCTGCGGGAAAGAACTTTGATACAGGAGATAAAACGACATTGCTCGCCAACTTCGAAAAGAAGTACATGGAGGAGTTCATCACCTTCATGAAGGAATACAACAAGTCCAATTTGCAGCTCGTTTATTTGCGCTTGCCAGAAGCACAAAGAAACGATGCGCGATTGATCAATGCGCTGCGCCATTATGACCATACGGTAAACGTAAAATGGGTCATGAGCCACTTGAATGCCGCGCGGAAATATTTGGGAGGTGCCGAAGCCACAGGCGGCTCTGAATGGCAGCGTTACATGCATCCCAAATTCCAAAAACGAGTCTTTTTTCCCAATCTTTGGACAGAAAGCGAGCTAGAGACCTGGGGAGCGAACAATCTTGAAGGACATTTGTCGTGGGAAGAAGCGACCGCCTAAAACAACACGAATGAAATCGATTATATACCTGAGCGAGGAGTCTATGGACTTCAATGAAGAGGAGCTCAAAGAATTATCCAGTTCGTCTGAACAGCGAAACAAAGACCGGGGGATTACCGGCTTCATGAGCTACAAGAACGGCATCTTTGTTCAGTTTCTTCAAGGTCCAGATAGTGCTGTAGATCAGTTGTTTAACACCATAAATAAGGACGAAAGACACTCTGTCAAAAAGAGCTTGGAACTCCCTTTTGATGAGGAGCTGTTCCCTGCCTGGGGGATGAGATATTACGGTCATGCCCAATTGGGGCCTACTCGATTTGAAGATATTCTGGAGTTGCTTTTGTCTCGTTTGTCGACCACTTTGAGCGAGGCTCAAGTGGCCAAATTGGTTGCTTCAAACATAGAACGCATCGCATCAAATTAGGAAAAGCTCCTTTTTGGTAAGATATTTGCTGCTAGAAGGTTAGGTTTTTTTAACTTAGCCTAGATTACAAGTCACGGTCATGAAACAACCGATCCGATTTTTCGGAGGACTTGTCGTTGGAATCCTCCTTTTCGCGAGCTGTGCTCGTCCATCGACATTTCCTGCTCTAGAAGCAGAAGATCAAGAAGTGTATCATCACGGATCGATCATCTGGCGAGAGCTGATTGTACATGACGGCCAGCAAGTCATTCCTTTTTATCAATCTGTTTTTGGATGGACCATTGAGCAATCGTTCGATGGTGATAACGACTATTACCTCGTCAAGAAAGGCAACAAGCCAATAGCGGGTATCTGGGCTATTGGACAAAAGGATGCGGGTTCAGGAGGAGAGTGGATTCCATTTATCTCGGTTGAGAATGTATCTGCATCAGCAGATCGACTTCGCATTGTTGGAGGTTCTACCCTCGGTGAGACCTTCGATATGAAAGGAAGAGGAAAGGCGGCCATTGTCCGTGATCCTCAAGAAGCCATGTTCGGAATCATTCGTACGGACTATGGTGATCCTGAGCCACAAGTTGGTATAGGGGAATTTGTTTGGGCTGAACTTTGGGCAGAAGACCCATCAGCCGTTTCGCGATTTTATTCAGGTTTGGGTTATGAAATGACGGCCAAGAGCGAAGGATTGAATCCTTACTACTTGCTTCAAAACAAAGGCGAGCGTGTCGGCGGAGCCATCAAGAACCCAATGCTTGAAACGCGTTCTTTTTGGGTTTCCTATATTAGTGTCGATAACGTGGAAGCTGCTGTAGAGCGAGTGAAGGCTTCTGGAGGGACGGTCTACTTAGAACCGACTATAGATTTCCGCGAAGGTAGAACGGCCATTTGTGCCGATCCTTCGGGAGCGCCATTCCTTCTTCAGCAGGGTCCCGTGAGCCTAAAGACAACCGACACATGGAACCGACGACAAGCAGCGTGCGAGGACTGTTAATCGCACTACTGACTTCCTGGGTACTCTTAACCGTTACGGCGTGCACCTCCACCAAGCAAGTGGAGCAGTCGGGTATTAGCCAGCATTGTGGCCCCTTGACCAAATCTTCTCGCGCTCAAAGCAGCCTGCTTCGTCAAGCCGGGCGACTTCATCGTTGAGACCACGAATTCGTCTTGCGTGTTTTCTTAATCTAGGTTAATAGATGTAGGTACATCTAATTCTCATCTTTGCTGTGTAATCCTAAAAAATTTGACAATGGAAGCAACAGCAACAAAAACTACTTGGGCGGTAGACGCCATGCACAGCGAGGTTCAATTCAAAGTGAAGCATTTGGTTATTTCAACCGTGACGGGAACCTTCAACAACTTCAACGGATCCTTTGAATCAGACGGCGATGACTTCGACGGAGCAGCCGTGGCGTTTGACGTGGATGTAAACTCTATTGATACCAATCAATCGGATCGGGACAATCATCTCCGTTCTGCGGATTTCTTCAACGTAGAGCAATTCCCGAAGATGACCTTCGAAGGAACGCTAAACAATAAAGGAGGGGACAGCTTCACCTTGACTGGTCCTTTGACGATCAAAGACACTACAAAGGAAGTTTCTCTCACTGTGGAATACGGCGGAACCATGGTCGATGGATACGGACAGACCAAAGTAGGTTTTGAAGTGACTGGAAAAATCAACCGCAAAGAATTTGGTTTGACTTGGAGTCAAGTGACCGAGGCCGGCGGAGTCGTTGTTGGAGATGAAGTGAAGCTGATCTTCAACGTACAATTCGCTCGCCAGTAAGCAGCGAACCCTCAAAAAAGTGGAAAGCCGAATCGCGAGATTCGGCTTTTTTATTCAATCGCTTCAACATCTTCTTCGGGAACCCAGCCGATTTTACCGTCGGCCAGTCGAATACGAACCCATCCCGAGAACGCCTCGCGGACGCTGACGGAAGTCCCTTCATGCAGAACAAAAAGGTCCTCTGCATCTTCATCCGGACCGGACTTTACGTAGGTATTGGCGGCCATGATGATGCCCGCAGCATTGTTCTCTTGATATTGGGCCTCAAACTCGCTGATGGCGTTCGAGATTATTGAAAGCCCCAACAGTACAAGCGCAGAAATAACGAGCATGGGCCTACGGCCCGATGTGCCCCTTCCCATTACCACCACAGCACCAAGCGCTGCGGCCAGAAGGAATAACCAAAGACCCACAACCGTCCAGGAATTGGGCCCTAATGCCCCTGCAATACTCCTATAGAAGCGCGTCAACAAGGGGCGTGGGAGCGGCTCAATTTCATCGACCCGTTGGGCCTGAGCAATGGCCAAGTTTCGAGCGACCTCTTCATCTTGCCCACCGATGAGCAAGGCGCGTTCATAGTTCAAAATGGCTGGGGCCAGTTGTCCGTTTTGGAAATAGGCATTTCCCAAATTGTAGAGTAATGCCGCATTGGTTTCCTCTCCGTTCAAGCCGGATTCGTAGGCCTCAATGGCTCCGCCAAAGTCTTCTTCGGCGTAGAGCGCATTTCCCTTTTCGAAGGCTTCGGAAATTGACTCCGCCTGCGCGAAGACCGCGAAGAAAAGGAGTACTATGTAGATCCAGTGCTTCATTTTAAAACGTCTTCTAATTCGGTGATCAATTCCAAGGTGGCCTTGTAGTGCTTCTCATCTGCGCCGGCACCGCTGCTCGGTGCATAGCGTGCAAAAGAGGTGGCATCCCACAATTCTTTGACCCGCGCATTCAATTCTTCCGAGGCTCCGTGTTGACCCAGCTCTTCCAAGACCCGATCTAAGCCCAAGCCTGCCAGATCCATTTGCAGTTTATCCCTTAAATACCCTTCCAAGGCTCGGGCAATCTCTTCATAGAAGGCACGGTGTTCCCCGGCATCCATTTGTTTCTTAGCAGCGGCCAAGCGCCCCGTAGCAACTTTCCGCGCTCGTCGACGCTGTTGTCCGGCGACATCTGCATTTTGTTCCTCTTGACGACGACGCCAAACGAGAACGCCAAAGAAAGCCAGGAGACCAAAGCCGTATCCCGTCCACCTCAGCGGACTGGTCCGAAATCCCGATCCCTTCTTCACGGTTTTTCCAAGTCTTGTCTTGATGTACAGAATCTCTTCGTTGAGGTAATCGACCTCTTCCCGGCCGCGCCGCACCACTCCGGAGGAGCTCGCTGCCCCAGGGTCGTCTGAGCCGCCAGTGACATGCAAAGTGAAATCGGGGCTTTTCAATTGAACGTAGTCCTTCTTGTCCGTATCGAAATAGGTGAAGCTCATTTCGGGAATCTTATAGTCCCCGTTGAACCTCGGAATCATGAGGTATTCATTCTTCCGAGAACCTCTAAGGCCTTTGGAGCTCGCCGTGATGCGTTCCGCGTACTTTGGATCGTACAGTTCAATGGACTTAGGAACTTCGGGTTGCGGCAATTCGAAGAGCTTCAAGTTTCCGAGGCCGCTGACATTGACCGTTAGAGTCGCCGACTCATCGGCTGAAACAGCCGTGTCACTTAAAGCAACATCAAAGCTATATGTACCCACTGCTCCGCTGAAGTTGCTCGGGCGCCCTTCGGCCGGTAATGCCGAAACATCGATGGTCACGGTGGGGCTCTTTGCCGTATAGCTCACGTTCTGGTACACGGGTCTGCCAAAGAAATCCCTCTGTTGGGTAGGCACGGCCGTTTCCAGATCCAGAACGAAGGGATCGACTTCCAGCTCTCCCGTTTTTTGCGGTATCAGCACATACTTTTTTAGGGTCGCCACATTGTAGAGTTTGCCCTTGTAGTTCTCGCGCTCTTCGCGCTGATTCTTCAATTCGATTTCCTCTTTGAAAAATCCATTCAAGTTGGGCGCCTGACCACTGTAGTTGCGGATTTGACTGGCGTAGTAAAGTTTGTAGGTCACGGTGATGGGTTCACCAACAT from Cryomorphaceae bacterium carries:
- a CDS encoding BLUF domain-containing protein, producing MKSIIYLSEESMDFNEEELKELSSSSEQRNKDRGITGFMSYKNGIFVQFLQGPDSAVDQLFNTINKDERHSVKKSLELPFDEELFPAWGMRYYGHAQLGPTRFEDILELLLSRLSTTLSEAQVAKLVASNIERIASN
- a CDS encoding peptide MFS transporter, which translates into the protein MEQSQQKMIMGHPAGLYVLFFTELWERFSYYGMRAILVLYLTAKTTDSNAGLGWENASALELYGWYTMMVYVMSVPGGLLADRLLGQKKTVMLGGVLLCIGHIILAVDALWAFYTGLVFIVLGVGALKPNISTMVGGLYRRGDARRDAGFTIFYIGINIGAFTAPLLVGYVGEVINWHYGFGLAGIGMAIGQIVYVFGQRYLKGVGDFERPSRADGTPSSQPLTKIEKDRLKVLLLSFVVVIVFWGAYEQAGGLMNLYAKEKIDRVMFGFTVPASFLQALHAFYVILIGAPMAYFWTQWRKWGRESSSLFKMGIGTIITGLGFLFLAGAAQETLGSADGKASIYWMFAAYLLHVVGELSISPIALSYITKLAPAKYASFMMGAYFFVSGVGNKIAGLVGEAAQEAGEMTIFIGVFGFCALFGLTLVLFVKRLKGLAHGAEDITPVSPLTDPE
- a CDS encoding YceI family protein; the encoded protein is MEATATKTTWAVDAMHSEVQFKVKHLVISTVTGTFNNFNGSFESDGDDFDGAAVAFDVDVNSIDTNQSDRDNHLRSADFFNVEQFPKMTFEGTLNNKGGDSFTLTGPLTIKDTTKEVSLTVEYGGTMVDGYGQTKVGFEVTGKINRKEFGLTWSQVTEAGGVVVGDEVKLIFNVQFARQ
- a CDS encoding tetratricopeptide repeat protein; protein product: MKHWIYIVLLFFAVFAQAESISEAFEKGNALYAEEDFGGAIEAYESGLNGEETNAALLYNLGNAYFQNGQLAPAILNYERALLIGGQDEEVARNLAIAQAQRVDEIEPLPRPLLTRFYRSIAGALGPNSWTVVGLWLFLLAAALGAVVVMGRGTSGRRPMLVISALVLLGLSIISNAISEFEAQYQENNAAGIIMAANTYVKSGPDEDAEDLFVLHEGTSVSVREAFSGWVRIRLADGKIGWVPEEDVEAIE
- a CDS encoding protein BatD encodes the protein MRAWLAAIGMLVSVTTWGQVTFKAYANETVVGETERFRVTFEANDRWSEFEPPNFGPFRVVQGPSQSQSTNIVNGNMSTTFSYSYILQPTQVGTFTINAARARIKGQLEKTNPLQIKVVPQSEKAADPNDPYAIAQRSNILRVFVSKRDVYVGEPITVTYKLYYASQIRNYSGQAPNLNGFFKEEIELKNQREERENYKGKLYNVATLKKYVLIPQKTGELEVDPFVLDLETAVPTQQRDFFGRPVYQNVSYTAKSPTVTIDVSALPAEGRPSNFSGAVGTYSFDVALSDTAVSADESATLTVNVSGLGNLKLFELPQPEVPKSIELYDPKYAERITASSKGLRGSRKNEYLMIPRFNGDYKIPEMSFTYFDTDKKDYVQLKSPDFTLHVTGGSDDPGAASSSGVVRRGREEVDYLNEEILYIKTRLGKTVKKGSGFRTSPLRWTGYGFGLLAFFGVLVWRRRQEEQNADVAGQQRRRARKVATGRLAAAKKQMDAGEHRAFYEEIARALEGYLRDKLQMDLAGLGLDRVLEELGQHGASEELNARVKELWDATSFARYAPSSGAGADEKHYKATLELITELEDVLK
- a CDS encoding tryptophan 2,3-dioxygenase, whose product is MNREQLLEAIDEKYRAIGQNPDVHLSGLLHAKPMTYWDYIQVDALLGLQTQRTQLPDEMIFIVYHQINELLFKMVLWEIEQIAREEDIAAEKFAMHVDRISRYFDMLTESFSIMGDGMEREQYMKFRDTLTPASGFQSAQYRKIEFASTDLINLIDARFRDTIDRNTPFEHAYEHLYWQAAGKNFDTGDKTTLLANFEKKYMEEFITFMKEYNKSNLQLVYLRLPEAQRNDARLINALRHYDHTVNVKWVMSHLNAARKYLGGAEATGGSEWQRYMHPKFQKRVFFPNLWTESELETWGANNLEGHLSWEEATA
- a CDS encoding mechanosensitive ion channel translates to MKNLFFLMTLVCSFALSAQTATSDSTVVIPKIELSQISSARVELIEYFRSDVQPLLQDSLMDQRRANLDTLRMRIDSLNELTEDVLRNEQFSGTLDGLKLRWSELQGNLSPIVSELSSRNKSLEAIESELKLYRDAWSLIKEELDADDAKEEVSSRITVTLGRIDSVFEVVDFEFEETLEVESIATELILKIQSSQSTIEEAKSRQLISRITERGDGIFNWERDSTDDSSIELNKLIWLARSDARLYLEQEKNKTLWFVPVFVLFLVLFYRMKTNMSFDDEVYADRITKSLFNRPWLSAFYYSLLSILLFLSNPPALISLVFSTVLLFVFLLLFTQNIRDGQRWIIIGSVVTYIVFEYGLINTGPLSQRLFLLVLNLVLSYGLVRIYRMRHDFDGINAWWVRLLLGFTPILIFVQAIAFVTNLTGYHIFSLLLVDGTVTTLMAAVFIGLTFQSLSVAVRTWFNTGIPKYAHRWMPEARQKATRGLTRILQILSVLLFAQIVLNGFYIFDALGIWWADFIKTGTDIGDYTVTIGDGINFFKIIIVTWLTVGPAVLFLREELLTRLDLERGVPMAISSMTSYILVTFGIFLALSQLGLNFANLGLLAGALGVGIGFGLQSIINNFLSGLILVFERPITEGDIVKIQLDEGEVIRIGIRATTLRLYDASELIVPNSDIVSQKVINWTLANRQRRLRFEFVLPIQDLDPTRVVYLVEDAMKNIIQSADLPAPAVYYDGVEDNKARFYIHFWVEREILFTKNQVYTDVFNTLRLHGIGMIVPEAISLKQVDEHAFQEEAVKEAPSEKQEAETKGDDVTPDPSEEKQE
- a CDS encoding VOC family protein translates to MKQPIRFFGGLVVGILLFASCARPSTFPALEAEDQEVYHHGSIIWRELIVHDGQQVIPFYQSVFGWTIEQSFDGDNDYYLVKKGNKPIAGIWAIGQKDAGSGGEWIPFISVENVSASADRLRIVGGSTLGETFDMKGRGKAAIVRDPQEAMFGIIRTDYGDPEPQVGIGEFVWAELWAEDPSAVSRFYSGLGYEMTAKSEGLNPYYLLQNKGERVGGAIKNPMLETRSFWVSYISVDNVEAAVERVKASGGTVYLEPTIDFREGRTAICADPSGAPFLLQQGPVSLKTTDTWNRRQAACEDC